The Capsicum annuum cultivar UCD-10X-F1 chromosome 1, UCD10Xv1.1, whole genome shotgun sequence sequence TAGTTGAATTAGTTTCTAGTACTTTCTACTCCACAGAGCTGTAACAATGGTATCCAAATCACCACCACCTCCGCCACCGTCGCCGTCGTTGCTCCGCCGCATCATAGATTTCGACACCGCCATCTCCCACCGTCTCTACACTCTAACTCACCCAATCCTCCCTTACTACTTCCTCAAAACTCTAGAAATCTCCGGCGATGGCTTCCTCTTCTTCCCATTAATCCTCTCACTACTCCTTTACCCTCTCGCTTTCTCCAACACCGTCAATTCCAATGTACTCCTAATCAACCTCCTCATCGGTGGCGTTATCGATCTTCTCTTAATCGGACCCCTCAAACACTTCATTCGGAGGGCCCGACCCGTTTATAATAAGAACATGTTTGTTTCATTTTCCGTTGATAATTGGTCTTTTCCTAGTGGACATTCTTCTAGGGTTTCGATGATTGCTACGATTTTGTATCTTTACTTTGATTTAATTGAGGAGTTTTTGGCTCAGAACGAGAATGATTTATTTGTGGATTATTTTATGGTTATAGTGATTGGATGGGCTGCGACGACGGCGTTTTCTAGGGTGCTTCTTGGAAGGCATTTCGTGTTTGATGTT is a genomic window containing:
- the LOC107867419 gene encoding probable lipid phosphate phosphatase beta, whose translation is MVSKSPPPPPPSPSLLRRIIDFDTAISHRLYTLTHPILPYYFLKTLEISGDGFLFFPLILSLLLYPLAFSNTVNSNVLLINLLIGGVIDLLLIGPLKHFIRRARPVYNKNMFVSFSVDNWSFPSGHSSRVSMIATILYLYFDLIEEFLAQNENDLFVDYFMVIVIGWAATTAFSRVLLGRHFVFDVVAGVLLGVVEGIFVFRVFDYATLTSLFNMAKFTNIPSVFP